In Streptomyces durocortorensis, a genomic segment contains:
- a CDS encoding peptidoglycan D,D-transpeptidase FtsI family protein produces the protein MPSKEPPRRRVPGPARPRNGSSRTPRSGARPPARRPRPAPGRSTARGRAPRSLRLGSPRPRLRLVSLGLTLVMLAFVARLLQVQAVDASAYAAKAEKNRYWEHTVAAERGEITDRNGIALATSVDAHNITADPKMFTPKDSGAPDAPQQAAALLAPILGKDAEELAKKLSAPKSRYTVLAYRQTPQVWKQIKDLKAAFAEKAAEDKANGGPGANVLAGVFQEPTTKRVYPNGDLAAGILGFVSDDGKGGGGLESQLNKELAGEDGKIRYAQAGGRHVPTAGTREIPAVPGSDIELTIDRDIQWAAQKAISDQVEKSKADRGYVIVQNSRTGELLAMANAPGYDPNDLSQATSASLGNAALQDVYEPGSTSKVMSMAAVLEEKAATPGTHVTVPNRLHRGDRLFKDDVDHPTWYLTLNGVLAKSSNIGTILATGQLGKTQAESNQVLYDYLRKFGLGSKTGLGYPGESPGLLAPPKDWSTSQQYTIPFGQGLSINAVQAASVYSTVANGGVRIAPTLVRGTKGSDGRFTPAEAPEETRVVSEKTARTLSTMLESVVEDQEGTGTKAAIPGYRVAGKTGTANRVDPVRGVYKGYTASFAGFAPADNPQVTVYCAIQNPTKGSYFGGQICGPIYKQVMEFALKTLQTPPSGSEPPRLPVSFKPGE, from the coding sequence GTGCCGTCCAAGGAACCGCCGCGCCGCCGTGTGCCCGGCCCGGCCCGTCCCCGTAACGGATCGAGCCGCACCCCTCGCTCCGGCGCGCGCCCCCCGGCGCGCCGCCCACGCCCCGCCCCGGGGCGCAGCACCGCACGCGGCCGGGCGCCGCGCTCCCTGCGTCTGGGCAGCCCGCGCCCCCGGCTGCGGCTGGTCAGCCTCGGGCTGACGCTGGTCATGCTGGCCTTCGTGGCCCGGCTGCTCCAGGTCCAGGCCGTCGACGCCAGTGCGTACGCGGCCAAGGCCGAGAAGAACCGGTACTGGGAGCACACGGTCGCCGCGGAGCGCGGGGAGATCACCGACCGCAACGGCATCGCGCTCGCCACCAGCGTCGACGCGCACAACATCACGGCCGACCCCAAGATGTTCACGCCCAAGGACAGCGGGGCCCCCGACGCCCCCCAGCAGGCGGCCGCCCTGCTCGCCCCGATCCTCGGCAAGGACGCCGAGGAGCTGGCCAAGAAGCTCTCCGCGCCGAAGAGCCGCTACACCGTCCTGGCCTACCGGCAGACGCCCCAGGTCTGGAAGCAGATCAAGGACCTCAAGGCCGCATTCGCCGAGAAGGCCGCCGAGGACAAGGCGAACGGCGGCCCGGGGGCCAATGTCCTGGCGGGGGTCTTCCAGGAGCCGACCACCAAGAGGGTCTACCCCAACGGGGATCTCGCCGCCGGGATACTGGGATTCGTCAGCGACGACGGCAAGGGCGGCGGGGGCCTGGAATCGCAGCTGAACAAGGAGCTCGCGGGCGAGGACGGCAAGATCCGCTACGCCCAGGCCGGCGGCCGCCACGTCCCCACCGCGGGCACCCGCGAGATCCCGGCCGTGCCCGGCTCCGACATCGAGCTGACCATCGACCGCGACATCCAGTGGGCCGCCCAGAAGGCCATCAGCGACCAGGTCGAGAAGTCCAAGGCCGACCGCGGCTACGTCATCGTGCAGAACAGCAGGACCGGTGAGCTGCTGGCCATGGCGAACGCGCCCGGCTACGACCCCAACGACCTCTCCCAGGCCACCTCCGCCTCCCTGGGCAACGCCGCCCTCCAGGACGTGTACGAGCCCGGCTCCACCAGCAAGGTCATGTCCATGGCCGCCGTGCTGGAGGAGAAGGCCGCCACGCCCGGCACCCATGTCACCGTGCCCAACCGGCTGCACCGCGGCGACCGGCTCTTCAAGGACGACGTCGACCACCCCACCTGGTACCTCACGCTCAACGGGGTCCTCGCCAAGTCCAGCAACATCGGGACCATCCTGGCGACCGGTCAGCTCGGCAAGACCCAGGCCGAGTCCAACCAGGTCCTCTACGACTACCTGCGCAAGTTCGGCCTCGGCTCCAAGACGGGCCTCGGCTACCCCGGCGAGTCGCCCGGCCTCCTCGCCCCCCCCAAGGACTGGTCGACCTCGCAGCAGTACACGATCCCCTTCGGCCAGGGGCTCTCCATCAACGCCGTCCAGGCCGCCTCGGTCTACTCCACGGTCGCCAACGGCGGAGTCCGGATCGCCCCCACCCTGGTACGCGGAACCAAGGGCTCCGACGGCCGCTTCACCCCCGCCGAGGCCCCCGAGGAGACCCGGGTGGTCAGCGAGAAGACCGCCAGGACCCTGTCGACGATGCTGGAGTCGGTCGTCGAGGACCAGGAGGGCACCGGCACCAAGGCCGCGATCCCCGGCTACCGGGTCGCGGGCAAGACCGGCACCGCCAACCGGGTCGACCCGGTCCGCGGTGTCTACAAGGGCTACACCGCCTCCTTCGCCGGATTCGCCCCGGCCGACAACCCGCAGGTCACCGTGTACTGCGCGATCCAGAACCCCACCAAGGGCAGCTACTTCGGCGGCCAGATCTGCGGCCCGATCTACAAGCAGGTCATGGAGTTCGCACTCAAGACGCTCCAGACCCCACCGTCCGGCAGCGAGCCGCCCCGGCTGCCGGTGTCCTTCAAGCCCGGCGAGTGA
- a CDS encoding FtsB family cell division protein has translation MSKPAAPLKGRAGRLARLMPSTGPSTAARTPFVLLVVLLLGGGLIALLLLNSALNEGSFRLSKLKRETTELTDEQQALQRDVDSRSQPDALERRARELGMVPGGNPAFLNPDGTVRGVPTEATAPPSPSPSPSPSASADADASPGPDAPAAGSASPSEAVPTTSAPATGPDAATAPEAESSPPPTSPGR, from the coding sequence GTGAGCAAACCGGCCGCACCGCTGAAGGGGCGGGCCGGACGGCTCGCCCGGCTGATGCCGTCCACCGGGCCCAGCACCGCGGCCCGCACCCCCTTCGTCCTGCTGGTCGTCCTGCTCCTGGGCGGTGGGCTCATCGCCCTGCTCCTGCTGAACTCCGCGCTCAACGAAGGGTCGTTCAGGCTCAGCAAGCTCAAGCGGGAGACCACCGAGCTCACCGACGAGCAGCAGGCCCTCCAGCGCGACGTCGACAGCCGCTCCCAGCCCGATGCCCTGGAGCGCCGCGCCCGGGAGCTGGGCATGGTCCCCGGCGGCAACCCCGCCTTCCTCAATCCGGACGGCACGGTCCGCGGCGTACCCACCGAGGCCACCGCCCCGCCGTCGCCCAGCCCCAGCCCCAGCCCCAGCGCTTCGGCCGACGCCGACGCCTCACCGGGCCCCGACGCCCCGGCCGCCGGTTCCGCGTCGCCCTCCGAGGCCGTACCCACGACCTCCGCACCCGCGACCGGGCCGGACGCCGCGACCGCCCCCGAGGCGGAGAGCAGCCCGCCCCCGACGAGCCCCGGCAGGTGA
- the rsmH gene encoding 16S rRNA (cytosine(1402)-N(4))-methyltransferase RsmH, which translates to MSQTRHVPVMLQRCLDLLAPALQDPAHPEPVVVDCTLGLGGHSEALLASFPTARLIALDRDKEALRLSGERLAPYGDRATLVHAVYDELPDVLARLGTPKVQGVLFDLGVSSMQLDEADRGFAYAQDAPLDMRMDQSTGMGAAEVLNTYPPGELVRILRAYGEEKQAKRIVSAIVRERDKEPFSNSARLVELIRDALPQAAKRTGGNPAKRTFQALRIEVNGELSVLERAIPAAVDSLAVGGRVAVLSYHSLEDRLVKQVFAAGAANTAPPGLPVVPERYQPRLKLLTRGAELPTEEEVAENRRAAPARLRGAQRIREEER; encoded by the coding sequence TTGAGCCAGACCCGACACGTCCCGGTGATGCTCCAGAGGTGTCTGGACCTGTTGGCCCCGGCTCTCCAGGACCCGGCCCACCCGGAGCCCGTGGTCGTCGACTGCACCCTCGGCCTCGGCGGTCACAGCGAGGCCCTGCTCGCCTCCTTCCCCACCGCCCGGCTGATCGCCCTGGACCGGGACAAGGAAGCCCTGCGCCTCTCCGGCGAACGGCTCGCCCCCTACGGAGACCGGGCCACCCTCGTCCACGCGGTCTACGACGAACTTCCCGACGTCCTCGCCCGCCTCGGGACCCCCAAGGTCCAGGGCGTGCTCTTCGACCTCGGCGTCTCCTCCATGCAGCTCGACGAGGCCGACCGCGGATTCGCGTACGCCCAGGACGCCCCGCTCGACATGCGCATGGACCAGTCCACCGGCATGGGCGCCGCCGAGGTGCTCAACACCTACCCGCCCGGCGAACTGGTCCGGATCCTGCGGGCGTACGGCGAGGAGAAGCAGGCCAAGCGGATCGTCTCGGCCATCGTGCGCGAGCGCGACAAGGAGCCGTTCAGCAACAGCGCCCGGCTCGTCGAGCTGATCCGCGACGCGCTGCCGCAGGCCGCCAAGCGCACCGGCGGCAACCCCGCCAAGCGCACCTTCCAGGCCCTGCGCATCGAGGTCAACGGCGAGCTCAGCGTCCTGGAGCGGGCCATCCCGGCGGCCGTTGACAGCCTCGCCGTCGGGGGCCGGGTCGCCGTCCTGTCCTACCACTCGCTGGAGGACCGGCTCGTCAAGCAGGTCTTCGCGGCAGGCGCCGCCAACACCGCGCCGCCCGGACTCCCCGTCGTCCCCGAGCGCTACCAGCCCCGCCTGAAGCTCCTCACCCGGGGCGCGGAGCTCCCCACCGAGGAGGAGGTCGCCGAGAACCGGCGCGCAGCCCCCGCCCGGCTGCGCGGCGCCCAGCGCATCCGCGAGGAGGAGCGATGA
- a CDS encoding beta-class carbonic anhydrase, with product MSTSAHSSTEPVTPTAAAVRESGEVTDQLVALNSRYAKDFRDPGMDARPVLQVAIVACMDARLDLHAALGLELGDCHTIRNAGGVVTDDVIRSLTISQRALGTRSIILIHHTNCGLESLTEDFRQELEREVGQRPVWAVEAYTDADQDVRQSMQRVRTSPFLLHNDDVRGFVFDVTTGLLREIHSES from the coding sequence ATGTCGACTTCCGCTCACTCCTCCACCGAGCCCGTGACGCCCACCGCCGCAGCGGTCCGCGAGAGCGGCGAGGTCACCGACCAGCTGGTCGCACTGAACTCCCGGTACGCGAAGGACTTCCGCGATCCGGGCATGGACGCTCGGCCCGTCCTCCAGGTCGCCATCGTCGCCTGCATGGACGCCCGCCTCGACCTCCACGCCGCGCTGGGTCTGGAACTCGGCGACTGCCACACCATCCGCAACGCGGGCGGCGTGGTCACCGACGACGTGATCCGCTCGCTGACCATCAGCCAGCGGGCGCTCGGCACCCGCAGCATCATCCTCATCCACCACACCAACTGCGGCCTGGAATCCCTCACCGAGGACTTCCGGCAGGAGCTGGAGCGTGAGGTGGGGCAGCGGCCCGTGTGGGCGGTGGAGGCCTACACCGACGCCGACCAGGACGTACGCCAGTCCATGCAGCGGGTCCGCACCTCGCCGTTCCTCCTGCACAACGACGACGTCCGGGGCTTCGTCTTCGACGTGACCACCGGTCTGCTGCGCGAGATCCACTCCGAGTCCTGA
- a CDS encoding AAA family ATPase: MTTYDDRASLTDLTTTAERVRRSVEGVIEGKPEVVRLSLTVLLAEGHLLIEDVPGVGKTMLAKALARSIDCSVRRIQFTPDLLPSDITGVSIFDQQRRDFEFKPGAIFAQIVIGDEINRASPKTQSALLESMEERQVTIDGHTYELPDPFMVVATQNPVEMEGTYPLPEAQRDRFMARVSIGYPSPDAELQMLDVHGGLSPLDDLQPVAHAHDIVKLIDAVRTVHVADAVRRYAVELVGATRSHPDLRLGASPRATLHLLRAAKASAALSGRDYALPDDVQALATPVLAHRLLPTAQAQLNRRTAEQVVLEIIQRTPVPTSAGGTAPPVPGLHEPGRPLYNQQQPGARRL; encoded by the coding sequence GTGACGACCTATGACGATCGAGCGAGCCTCACTGATCTGACCACCACAGCGGAGCGGGTGCGCAGGTCGGTGGAGGGTGTGATCGAGGGCAAGCCCGAGGTCGTACGGCTTTCGCTGACCGTGCTGCTCGCCGAGGGGCATCTCCTCATCGAGGATGTCCCCGGGGTGGGCAAGACCATGCTGGCCAAGGCGCTGGCCAGGTCCATCGACTGTTCCGTGCGGCGGATCCAGTTCACGCCGGACCTGCTGCCCTCGGACATCACCGGTGTGTCGATCTTCGACCAGCAGCGGCGGGACTTCGAGTTCAAGCCGGGCGCGATCTTCGCTCAGATCGTGATCGGCGACGAGATCAACCGCGCATCGCCGAAGACGCAGTCGGCGCTGCTGGAGTCGATGGAGGAGCGCCAGGTCACCATCGACGGGCACACCTACGAGCTGCCCGACCCGTTCATGGTGGTGGCCACGCAGAATCCGGTCGAGATGGAGGGCACCTACCCGCTGCCCGAGGCCCAGCGCGACCGCTTCATGGCGCGCGTGTCCATCGGCTACCCCAGCCCGGACGCCGAGCTCCAGATGCTCGATGTGCACGGCGGGCTCTCGCCGCTGGACGACCTCCAGCCGGTGGCCCACGCCCACGACATCGTGAAGCTCATCGACGCCGTCCGTACGGTGCACGTGGCCGACGCGGTCCGGCGGTATGCCGTGGAGCTCGTCGGGGCCACCCGCAGCCACCCGGACCTCAGACTCGGGGCCTCGCCGCGCGCCACCCTGCATCTGCTGCGCGCCGCGAAGGCGTCCGCCGCGCTCAGCGGGCGCGACTACGCCCTGCCGGACGACGTCCAGGCACTGGCCACCCCGGTGCTCGCACACCGGCTGCTGCCCACCGCCCAGGCCCAGCTGAACCGCCGCACGGCGGAGCAGGTGGTCCTGGAGATCATCCAGCGCACTCCGGTCCCGACCTCGGCCGGCGGCACCGCGCCGCCCGTGCCGGGCCTGCACGAGCCGGGCCGCCCGCTGTACAACCAGCAGCAGCCCGGGGCACGGCGGCTGTGA
- a CDS encoding DUF58 domain-containing protein — translation MAAGEPGAVEDGGRKGGLRAALGGLTTRGRSFLAAGVAAAVCAYVLGQGDLLRVGLLLAVLPLVCVTVLYRTRYRVTGTRRLSPSRVPAGSEARVHLRMDNVSRLPTGLLMLQDRVPYVLGPRPRFVLDRVEAGGRREVSYRVRSDLRGRYPLGPLQLRLSDPFGMCELTRSFSAYDTLVVIPRTVPLPALRLAGEASGYGDGRQRSLALAGEDDIIPRGYRHGDDLRRVHWRSTARHGELMVRREEQPQRARCTVLLDTRRIGYHGAGPDSAFEWAVSGAASALVHMLERGFAVRLLTDDGNAVPGEGAGGFAGSTQESADSAGLMLDTLAVVGHSEGGGLSRAHDVLRGGNEGLLIAFFGDLDEEQAEVAARMRQRAGAAVAFVLESASWAGEVPSAAAAEKRLRRLRESGWIAVLVGPGAELPALWQQVGRMRTDTQSAGSGGQTGFAGGWS, via the coding sequence ATGGCGGCCGGCGAGCCCGGCGCCGTGGAGGACGGCGGCAGGAAGGGCGGCCTGCGGGCCGCGCTGGGCGGGCTGACCACGCGGGGGCGTTCGTTCCTGGCCGCCGGGGTGGCCGCCGCCGTCTGTGCGTACGTCCTCGGCCAGGGCGACCTGCTGCGCGTCGGGCTGCTGCTGGCCGTACTGCCCCTGGTCTGCGTGACCGTGCTCTACCGCACCCGCTACCGGGTCACGGGCACCCGGCGGCTCTCGCCGTCCCGGGTGCCCGCGGGCTCGGAGGCCCGGGTCCATCTGCGGATGGACAACGTGTCCCGGCTGCCCACCGGTCTGCTGATGCTCCAGGACCGCGTGCCGTACGTGCTGGGGCCGCGGCCCCGCTTCGTGCTGGACCGGGTGGAGGCGGGCGGGCGGCGCGAGGTGTCCTACCGGGTCCGTTCCGATCTGCGCGGCCGCTATCCGCTCGGCCCGTTGCAGCTGCGGCTCAGCGACCCGTTCGGGATGTGCGAGCTGACCCGTTCCTTCAGTGCGTACGACACCCTCGTCGTCATCCCGCGGACGGTGCCGCTGCCCGCGCTGCGGCTGGCGGGCGAGGCCTCCGGGTACGGGGACGGGCGGCAGCGCTCGCTCGCGCTCGCCGGCGAGGACGACATCATTCCGCGCGGCTACCGCCACGGCGACGATCTGCGCCGGGTCCACTGGCGCTCCACCGCACGCCACGGCGAGCTGATGGTGCGCCGGGAGGAACAGCCGCAGCGCGCCCGGTGCACGGTCCTCCTGGACACCCGGCGCATCGGCTATCACGGGGCCGGGCCGGACTCCGCCTTCGAGTGGGCGGTGTCGGGAGCGGCCTCCGCGCTGGTGCACATGCTGGAGCGCGGCTTCGCCGTACGCCTGCTCACCGACGACGGGAACGCGGTGCCCGGCGAAGGGGCCGGCGGCTTCGCCGGTTCCACCCAGGAGTCCGCGGACTCGGCCGGGCTGATGCTCGACACCCTCGCGGTCGTCGGCCATTCCGAGGGCGGCGGCCTCTCGCGCGCACATGACGTGCTGCGCGGCGGCAACGAGGGGCTGCTCATCGCCTTCTTCGGCGATCTCGACGAGGAGCAGGCCGAGGTCGCGGCCCGGATGCGGCAGCGGGCCGGCGCGGCGGTCGCCTTCGTCCTGGAGAGCGCCTCCTGGGCGGGCGAGGTGCCCTCCGCGGCCGCCGCCGAGAAGCGGCTGCGGCGGCTGCGCGAGTCGGGCTGGATCGCGGTGCTGGTCGGGCCGGGCGCCGAGCTGCCCGCGCTGTGGCAGCAGGTGGGCCGGATGCGCACGGACACACAGTCCGCCGGGAGCGGCGGTCAGACAGGTTTCGCGGGGGGATGGTCATGA
- a CDS encoding transglutaminase TgpA family protein, translating into MSGRTRLALCAYAATLLATGALLPLVDGVGWLFQAALVLGVQSGVGALARRVPLARSLTIASQALVTLLLLTVLFARDHALFGVVPGPEAVMRLGELLVAGGEDVGTYAIPAPLTDGIRLMVIGGVVLIGLVVDALAVSFRSAAPAGLPLLALYSVAAGLSGGGAGWLWFLLAACGYLLLLLAEGRDRLSQWGRVFSGASRSSGGLSDGLAGAGGGSSPVRTGRRIGVLALGIALVVPLALPTLDSGLLGGDGPGTGKGSGGGTISAVNPLVSLQNNLNQPENREVMTYRSNIQDPQSLYLRILALDEFNGSEWRSSTRRLTDVPNRLPQPTGLGRDVSVTEVRTNISASRSYQQTYLPLPYPASEVRIDGRWRYEPEGRTLVGDDGQTTRGAQYEVGSLVVEPTAEQLAAAGPPSQSLSQEYTRVPESLPSVVAETAEKVTEGSANAYEQAVKLQDWFASDGGFTYDTSVASGTGSSAIARFLRDKEGFCVHFSFSMAAMARTLGIPSRVAVGFTPGTVKANGATSVGLRDAHAWPELYFEGVGWTRFEPTPSRGSAPEYTRPQVPTDDASDPAQPSADTSVAPSAAPSADDSCPPQLRQEGGCGPSQEPGAALPTDRGTPAGTVLLLILGAVLVLVLPLAPLLWRTRTRNRRLGSGGRTPSDAAARTLAAWQEVIDTAWDHGIAPDESLTPRKAAARIVRLGRLDTTAAEAVHRIASAVEQVLYAPGPRPASGLTEDALAVRAGLQASADRGARLRATLLPRSSVRVVWAVADRRTALAERWVNRPGHGRWTARLRRLARQHG; encoded by the coding sequence ATGAGCGGGCGGACCCGGCTGGCGCTGTGCGCCTACGCGGCGACGCTGCTGGCGACGGGGGCACTGCTCCCGCTGGTGGACGGCGTGGGCTGGCTGTTCCAGGCTGCGTTGGTCCTCGGCGTCCAGAGCGGGGTGGGTGCTCTCGCGCGCCGGGTTCCGCTGGCGCGGTCGCTGACCATCGCCAGCCAGGCCCTGGTCACCCTGCTGCTGCTGACCGTCCTGTTCGCCCGGGATCACGCCCTGTTCGGGGTGGTGCCGGGCCCGGAGGCCGTGATGCGGCTCGGTGAGCTGCTGGTGGCGGGCGGTGAGGACGTCGGCACGTACGCCATCCCGGCCCCGCTGACGGACGGCATCCGGCTGATGGTGATCGGCGGGGTGGTGCTCATCGGGCTCGTGGTGGACGCCCTGGCGGTGTCCTTCCGCAGCGCGGCCCCGGCCGGGCTGCCGCTGCTCGCCCTCTATTCAGTGGCGGCCGGGCTCTCCGGCGGCGGGGCGGGCTGGCTGTGGTTCCTGCTCGCCGCCTGCGGCTATCTGCTGCTCCTGCTGGCGGAGGGCCGGGACCGGCTCTCCCAGTGGGGCCGGGTCTTCAGCGGCGCCTCGCGCTCCTCGGGCGGCCTGTCGGACGGGCTGGCCGGGGCGGGCGGTGGGTCCTCCCCGGTCCGCACAGGGCGGCGGATCGGCGTGCTGGCGCTCGGTATCGCCCTGGTCGTCCCGCTGGCCCTGCCCACCCTGGACAGCGGCCTGCTGGGCGGCGACGGCCCCGGGACCGGCAAGGGCAGCGGGGGCGGCACCATCTCCGCGGTGAACCCCCTGGTGTCACTGCAGAACAACCTCAACCAGCCGGAGAACCGGGAGGTGATGACGTACCGCAGCAACATCCAGGACCCGCAGAGCCTGTACCTCCGGATCCTGGCCCTGGACGAGTTCAACGGCAGCGAGTGGCGCTCCTCCACGCGCCGGCTGACGGACGTTCCCAACCGCCTCCCGCAGCCGACCGGGCTCGGCCGGGATGTCTCCGTCACCGAGGTCCGGACGAACATCTCCGCCTCGCGTTCGTACCAGCAGACCTATCTGCCGCTCCCCTACCCGGCGAGCGAGGTCCGCATCGACGGCCGCTGGCGGTACGAACCGGAGGGCCGCACCCTCGTCGGCGACGACGGGCAGACCACACGCGGTGCGCAGTACGAGGTCGGCAGTCTGGTCGTCGAGCCGACGGCGGAGCAGCTGGCGGCGGCCGGACCGCCGTCGCAGAGCCTGTCCCAGGAGTACACCCGGGTCCCCGAATCGCTGCCGAGCGTGGTCGCGGAGACCGCCGAGAAGGTCACGGAGGGCTCGGCCAACGCCTACGAGCAGGCCGTGAAGCTCCAGGACTGGTTCGCCTCCGACGGCGGCTTCACCTACGACACGTCCGTCGCCTCGGGGACCGGGTCCTCGGCCATCGCACGATTCCTCCGCGACAAGGAGGGCTTCTGCGTCCACTTCTCGTTCTCGATGGCCGCGATGGCCCGGACGCTGGGCATCCCGTCCCGGGTCGCGGTGGGCTTCACCCCGGGCACCGTCAAGGCGAACGGGGCGACCTCGGTGGGGCTGCGCGACGCGCACGCCTGGCCCGAGCTGTATTTCGAGGGGGTGGGGTGGACCCGCTTCGAGCCCACCCCGAGCCGGGGCAGCGCTCCGGAGTACACCCGGCCCCAGGTCCCCACGGACGACGCGAGCGACCCGGCGCAGCCCTCGGCGGACACCTCGGTCGCCCCGTCGGCCGCCCCGTCCGCCGACGACAGCTGCCCGCCGCAGCTGCGTCAGGAAGGCGGATGCGGCCCTTCGCAGGAGCCGGGGGCGGCGCTGCCGACCGACCGGGGCACTCCGGCGGGCACGGTGCTGCTGCTGATCCTCGGCGCGGTCCTGGTCCTGGTGCTGCCCTTGGCACCGCTGCTCTGGCGCACCCGGACGAGGAACCGGCGGCTGGGCTCGGGGGGCCGGACACCCTCGGACGCCGCCGCGCGGACGCTGGCGGCCTGGCAGGAGGTCATCGACACGGCCTGGGACCACGGCATCGCGCCGGACGAATCGCTGACGCCCCGGAAGGCGGCGGCCAGGATCGTGCGGCTGGGCCGGCTGGACACCACCGCGGCCGAGGCCGTGCACCGGATCGCGAGCGCGGTGGAGCAGGTGCTGTACGCCCCCGGGCCTCGCCCGGCGTCCGGCCTGACCGAGGACGCGCTGGCGGTACGGGCGGGCCTCCAGGCCTCGGCCGACCGCGGGGCACGGCTCCGGGCAACGCTGCTGCCCCGCTCGTCCGTCCGGGTGGTGTGGGCGGTCGCGGACCGTCGGACGGCACTCGCGGAGCGCTGGGTGAACCGTCCGGGACACGGCCGCTGGACGGCCCGGCTGCGCCGCCTCGCCCGCCAGCACGGCTGA
- a CDS encoding DUF3040 domain-containing protein yields MPLSEHEQRMLEQMERALYAEDPKFATALEGSGLRTYTRKRVYQAVAGFLVGIALLMAGMVAQQIWISVVGFLVMLGCAVLAVTGWRKVPKPGEQQQAAAGSGESGARRRPRQRRSMMNRIEQRWQRRRDEQG; encoded by the coding sequence GTGCCGCTCTCGGAGCACGAGCAGCGCATGCTCGAGCAGATGGAGCGAGCGCTGTACGCCGAAGATCCCAAGTTCGCGACAGCGCTCGAGGGAAGCGGACTGCGTACGTACACCCGGAAAAGGGTCTACCAGGCGGTCGCTGGCTTCCTGGTGGGTATCGCGCTCCTCATGGCCGGAATGGTCGCCCAGCAGATCTGGATCAGCGTGGTGGGGTTCCTCGTCATGCTCGGCTGCGCCGTGCTCGCGGTCACCGGATGGCGCAAGGTGCCCAAGCCTGGTGAACAGCAGCAGGCCGCCGCAGGCAGCGGGGAGAGCGGTGCACGCCGCCGACCCAGACAACGCCGGTCGATGATGAACCGCATCGAGCAGCGGTGGCAGCGCCGCCGCGACGAACAGGGCTAG
- a CDS encoding class I SAM-dependent methyltransferase encodes MSDQPRPRASLRTAVVWEVLKDALDRQVKATGRDALDVLDTGGGTGNFAVPAARLGHRVTVVDPSPNALFALERRAAEAGVADRVRGVQGDILGLFDVVERGGFDAVLCHGVLEYVDQPAEGVRNAVEALRPSGALSLLAAGVGGAVLARALAGHFTEARHALTDPAGRWGEGDPVPRRFTAEQLADLVSGAGLEVGAVHGVRVFADLVPGVLVDTEPGAVEALLKLEAAAAEQPAFHSVATQLHVLGEKRR; translated from the coding sequence GTGTCGGACCAGCCGCGCCCCCGCGCCTCCCTCCGTACCGCCGTGGTCTGGGAGGTCCTCAAGGACGCCCTGGACCGTCAGGTCAAGGCGACCGGCAGGGACGCCCTGGACGTCCTGGACACCGGCGGCGGCACCGGCAACTTCGCGGTGCCCGCCGCCCGGCTCGGCCACCGGGTCACGGTCGTCGACCCCAGCCCCAACGCGCTCTTCGCCCTGGAGCGCCGCGCGGCCGAGGCCGGCGTCGCCGACCGGGTCCGCGGGGTCCAGGGCGACATCCTCGGCCTGTTCGACGTGGTGGAGCGCGGCGGCTTCGACGCGGTGCTCTGCCACGGCGTTCTGGAGTATGTCGACCAGCCCGCCGAGGGCGTACGCAACGCGGTCGAGGCGCTGCGCCCCTCCGGCGCGCTCAGCCTGTTGGCCGCCGGAGTGGGCGGAGCCGTCCTGGCCCGCGCGCTCGCCGGTCACTTCACCGAGGCCCGCCACGCGCTGACCGACCCGGCGGGCCGCTGGGGCGAGGGCGACCCGGTGCCCCGCCGCTTCACCGCCGAGCAGCTCGCCGACCTGGTTTCCGGGGCCGGTCTGGAGGTCGGCGCGGTGCACGGCGTGCGGGTCTTCGCCGACCTCGTGCCCGGCGTCCTGGTGGACACCGAGCCCGGTGCCGTCGAGGCCCTCCTGAAGCTCGAAGCGGCCGCCGCCGAGCAGCCCGCGTTCCACTCCGTCGCCACGCAACTGCACGTTCTGGGCGAGAAGCGCCGCTGA
- a CDS encoding SAV_6107 family HEPN domain-containing protein: MASSSAAAAPRRRAGSPAPSLTGAPSDVHPVLRRASAPPAALDLLAKARSGLDEAAVLHEPNERYATAHLAALRTAAAVLAARGRPETNKRRRERIRSAWEVLPEIAPELTEWSALFAAGALRRARAEAGMPGAASGRDADDLLRDAAMFLRLVERLLALQPVLPQPRPERPGGG, encoded by the coding sequence ATGGCCAGCTCGTCCGCAGCCGCCGCCCCGCGGCGCCGCGCAGGCAGCCCTGCCCCCTCACTGACCGGTGCGCCCAGCGATGTCCACCCCGTTCTGCGCCGTGCCTCGGCGCCGCCCGCCGCGCTCGATCTGCTCGCCAAGGCCAGGTCCGGCCTGGACGAGGCCGCCGTGCTCCACGAGCCCAACGAGCGCTATGCCACCGCCCACCTGGCCGCCCTGCGCACCGCGGCGGCCGTGCTGGCCGCCCGCGGCCGCCCCGAGACGAACAAGCGCCGCCGTGAGCGCATCCGGAGTGCCTGGGAAGTCCTCCCGGAGATAGCCCCCGAGCTGACCGAGTGGAGCGCCCTGTTCGCCGCGGGAGCCCTGCGACGGGCCCGTGCGGAGGCGGGCATGCCGGGGGCGGCCAGCGGACGGGACGCGGATGATCTGCTGCGCGACGCGGCCATGTTCCTGCGCCTGGTGGAACGGCTGCTGGCGCTCCAGCCGGTGCTTCCCCAACCTCGTCCGGAGCGCCCCGGCGGCGGGTGA